From Sphingobacterium bambusae:
TTATTCGTTTTCGTAACAATATTCCAAACGGCATAGAGCTTTGCTCGTTCGCGATGCAGAATAAGTCCGCAAAGTACGAGATAGAACGTCAATCTAAAGATAAAGCCGATCTTGAGCGCTTTTGGCATAATCATAATATCGATAACAAGAATGTTCAATAGAATAGGAATGAGTATCGCTACACCAATAATAAAAGTTCGTCGAAACAATAGTAATAGGGCAGCGGTAATTTGACTAATACCGACAAAGCAAGAAAATAGTCGATCCTCAAAAAGATACCACGCTACTTTAAATAAACTTAAATCTCGAAGTGCTGTCCCCATTTCAGTATCGGTAAGATTGCCAAATTGTAAACCAAATAATTTGCTGACCCCATAAGAAATAAAGACGGCGGCAAGGAGATAGCGAACTGAAAGTAAGGTGAGATCCCATAGCTGCGGTTTGATGCTTGTTTTTTTTTCCATGTATTCAGGTGCTTATGTTAATTCGGTAGATAGCAGCTTTATCAGCTACTACCGTTAAAGATGCTTAACATAATAACATTCCATAAGGAAAAAATAAATTTTCTTACTAGTGATGCTTATGGTTTTAAAGGTACGGATGGATAACCTTGAAGAAAATGTCTTGATGATTCGGTGCGGCAGCTGATTTTGTTATAAAACGCTTACCCAAAAAGTCTAGAAAAAAAGCCTTTTTTCCTGTTTTTTAATACCCAGATTAGTTCTGTAGGATGTCTTTGCGCAAGCTGGTTTGGTCCGAACTTTCCCCATGCAAAGCCCATTCCGTTTTGTCCTTGACTAAGATCGGCGATTGTCCAATCGTCACCGACAAAAGTTGACAGAAATTCCGAGTAGTCAGGTTGTTGTTCCATGAAATCAACTTTGGAAAGAAAACCGTTTTGCTGTTCCCAAACCGTTGTGACTGTATTAATTTGGAAATTTTCGATGTAATTGTCGCCTGGGTTTTGGTGAAAGTCGAGTAAGTGTTGCAAATACTCGTTGATATTTTGTGAATGCACAATAAATACGGCAGGATCGTGGCAAGCAAAGAATACCTTGCCCAAGCTTCCATCACTGTCGATATCAAGCACCCAATAATTTCCAAATCCATCATGTCCAAGCGTGATTGAGTTGGGAGATAGCTCCCAAAAACCAAATTCGTCGATAGAATCAAAATAAACCATACTGAATATTGGGCTGTCCCATCCACGGGTCACCTGTAGGATCTCGA
This genomic window contains:
- a CDS encoding DoxX family protein gives rise to the protein MEKKTSIKPQLWDLTLLSVRYLLAAVFISYGVSKLFGLQFGNLTDTEMGTALRDLSLFKVAWYLFEDRLFSCFVGISQITAALLLLFRRTFIIGVAILIPILLNILVIDIMIMPKALKIGFIFRLTFYLVLCGLILHRERAKLYAVWNIVTKTNKFKPYRIWMYCSIPLLMVIIECTHVVIKWCYLFVKHYIS
- a CDS encoding SMI1/KNR4 family protein; the protein is MTNLEIIDTLKKTTFLDEDGESYTLDFHDQLSDLEIENLRASFPNKHIATEILEILQVTRGWDSPIFSMVYFDSIDEFGFWELSPNSITLGHDGFGNYWVLDIDSDGSLGKVFFACHDPAVFIVHSQNINEYLQHLLDFHQNPGDNYIENFQINTVTTVWEQQNGFLSKVDFMEQQPDYSEFLSTFVGDDWTIADLSQGQNGMGFAWGKFGPNQLAQRHPTELIWVLKNRKKGFFSRLFG